In Diorhabda sublineata isolate icDioSubl1.1 chromosome 4, icDioSubl1.1, whole genome shotgun sequence, a single window of DNA contains:
- the LOC130442675 gene encoding U3 small nucleolar RNA-associated protein 4 homolog: MTHCKVHNVRFYNPEPQPIRCMKIHYNTKKLALSRSDASVEIWNLQNTWFLEKSIVPTTENFSIEDLAWCDNRLLSVGLHGLLVEYNLSKLCLENRWAVTGEAAFCLDVNKTNTKIAIGTEQGYLNIFTVKEDGIYFKKFLDKQEGRIISLKFDSTGEFIASGSIDAIRVWNVETGHAIHKMTTGRSEANKPTIVWCINITDDFTIISGDSRGKLTFWDGKIGAQIESYQSHKADILTICLSSNQSSLYCAGVDPNIINYEKITIKSGAPKWVRSIQRKIHEHDVNALVLLENKLYSGGADSYLACSFHPPKTLLKLPPILQNPCVQLAPAAKRLLLRYPKHIELWNLGKSKDVDVNYRGLLSLNNEPKKLLELKRVMKNYENEEDSEGIICTAISKDGTWILYSTIQGVNLFQFIYNEENPILLKVDNLEHKNIPCLCAAFTSNNKQLITCPNSGNLLVYQLLENKASLLQTIETSNSFECITFLNISTCSNYLVVGDTKSNILTWKWNGKKNEWLKYCKLPRYKSPPMVMALHPKTTNLVVVYSDSKLIEYDLKKKEYTNFSNEFEKSDWKSRLYPIRNITFDPRNKNNIILQDDSNIIVINKNLSTNKKNKIARTNSEENSLEKSSEGFEISLVKKYKHLAHLEWMEEDELVAVEVSPLTIMEQLPPAFFQNTFGKK; encoded by the coding sequence ATGACACATTGTAAAGTACATAATGTGCGATTTTACAATCCAGAACCTCAGCCAATTAGATGTATGAAAATTCActataataccaaaaaattggCTTTATCTAGATCAGATGCATCTGTAGAAATttggaatttacaaaatacatGGTTTTTAGAAAAATCCATTGTACCTACCACAGAAAATTTCAGTATAGAAGATTTGGCCTGGTGTGATAACAGACTGCTAAGTGTTGGACTTCATGGACTGTTGgttgaatataatttatcaaaattatgcTTGGAAAATCGTTGGGCCGTAACAGGAGAAGCAGCTTTTTGTTTGGATGTTAATAAAACCAACACAAAAATAGCCATTGGTACAGAACAAGGATATTTAAATATCTTTACAGTAAAAGAAGATggaatttactttaaaaaattcCTAGATAAACAAGAAGGTCGCATAATTTCCCTTAAATTTGATTCTACAGGAGAATTTATTGCATCTGGAAGCATAGATGCAATTAGAGTTTGGAATGTCGAAACTGGTCATGCAATCCACAAAATGACTACTGGCAGATCAGAAGCAAATAAACCGACTATAGTATGGTGTATTAACATAACTGATGATTTTACAATAATAAGTGGAGACTCAAGAGGAAAACTGACTTTTTGGGATGGGAAAATTGGCGCACAGATAGAAAGTTATCAATCGCATAAAGCAGATATATTAACAATATGTTTGTCATCCAACCAATCATCTTTATATTGCGCTGGAGTAGATCCAAATATTATCAACTAcgaaaaaataactataaaaagtGGTGCACCAAAATGGGTCCGAagtatacaaagaaaaatacacGAACATGATGTTAATGCATTGGTTTTACTAGAAAATAAACTTTACTCTGGAGGCGCCGATAGTTATTTAGCTTGTAGTTTCCACCCACCTAAAACACTGTTAAAACTACCCCCTATATTGCAGAACCCTTGTGTTCAACTAGCACCTGCAGCTAAACGTTTGTTATTAAGATATCCAAAACATATTGAGTTATGGAATCTTGGTAAAAGTAAAGATGTCGATGTTAATTACAGAGGACTATTATCACTCAATAATGAACCTAAGAAACTGTTAGAATTAAAAAGAGtaatgaaaaattacgaaaacgAGGAAGATTCAGAAGGAATAATTTGTACAGCTATTTCAAAAGATGGAACTTGGATACTATATAGTACCATTCAAGGAGTCAACTTATTCCAGTTTATATATAATGAGGAAAATCCGATACTATTGAAAGTTGATAATTTGGAACATAAAAATATACCATGTCTCTGCGCCGCTTTTACTTCTAATAACAAACAACTAATTACTTGTCCAAACTCTGGAAATTTATTAGTGTATCAGCTTTTAGAAAACAAAGCTTCACTATTACAGACCATAGAAACTTCTAATTCATTTGAATGTATTACATTCTTAAACATTAGTACTTGTAGTAATTACCTAGTGGTTGGTGATACTAAAAGTAATATATTGACGTGGAAGTGgaatggaaagaaaaatgagtggttgaaatattgtaaattacCTCGGTACAAGTCTCCTCCAATGGTAATGGCCCTACATCCGAAAACAACAAATCTAGTTGTGGTCTATTCGGATTCAAAGTTGATAGAATATgacttgaagaaaaaagaatatacaaatttttccaATGAATTCGAAAAAAGCGATTGGAAATCAAGACTATACCCGATTAGAAATATAACTTTTGAtccaagaaataaaaataacattattttacaAGACGACAGCaatataattgttattaacaaaaatttaagcacaaataaaaaaaataaaattgctagAACCAATTCAGAGGAAAACAGTTTAGAAAAATCGTCGGAAGGTTTTGAAATTTCTCTGGTTAAAAAGTATAAACATTTGGCGCATTTAGAGTGGATGGAAGAAGATGAACTAGTAGCTGTTGAAGTGAGCCCACTGACTATAATGGAACAACTCCCCCCTGCGTTTTTCCAAAATACATTTGGAaagaaataa
- the LOC130442676 gene encoding probable cytosolic iron-sulfur protein assembly protein Ciao1, translated as MGKLHLVQTLKKDAGRVWNLDWHPKGDVLASCGEEKAIRIWTKDLSGKWTNKVVLTDGHKRTVRQVSWSPCGNYLASASFDATTCIWDKKSGEFECNATLEGHENEVKSVAWSKSGNLLATCSRDKSVWVWEVADEDEYDCAAVLNAHSQDVKKVMFHPDRDLLASASYDNTIKFFRDDPIDGDWVCCETLSGHESTVWSICFDKTGSRLASCSDDNTVKIWKEYLPGNIEGVQTQDDDSTWKCVCTLAGYHQRTVYDISWCHLTGLIATACGDDAIRVFKEDEGSDPNSPNFSLVCTVENAHNEDVNCVVWNPIIPYLLASCSDDGEIKIWEFLD; from the exons ATGGGGAAACTCCATTTAgttcaaacattaaaaaaagatGCTGGTCGAGTATGGAATCTCGACTGGCACCCCAAAGGGGACGTTTTAGCTTCTTGTGGGGAAGAAAAAGCAATTAGAATATGGACGAAAGATTTGTCTGGAAAATGGACAAATAAAGTGGTCCTGACAGATGGTCATAAAAGGACGGTACGACAGGTTTCTTGGTCACCTTGTGGCAATTATCTAGCTTCTGCCAGTTTTGATGCAACTACATGTATCTGGGACAAGAAAAGCGGCGAATTCGAATGCAACGCAACTTTAGAAGGACACGAAAATGAAGTAAAAAGTGTCGCGTGGTCAAAATCAGGTAATTTATTAGCTACATGTAGTAGAGATAAATCTGTCTGGGTATGGGAAGTAGCAGATGAAGACGAATACGATTGTGCCGCAGTTTTAAACGCGCATTCCCAAGATGTGAAAaag GTAATGTTCCACCCCGACAGGGATTTACTTGCTTCAGCTTCATATGACAATACTATCAAATTTTTTCGTGACGATCCCATCGATGGTGACTGGGTATGTTGTGAAACATTATCAGGTCATGAATCAACAGTTTGGAGcatttgttttgataaaaccGGAAGCAGATTAGCCTCTTGTAGTGATGATAACACCGTTAAAATATGGAAAGAATATCTTCCTGGGAATATTGAAGGTGTACAGACTCAAGATGATGATTCTACATGGAAATGTGTTTGTACATTAGCAGGGTATCATCAAAGAACAGTGTATGATATTAGTTGGTGTCATTTAACAGGACTGATAGCAACGGCATGCGGTGATGATGCCATTAGGGTTTTTAAAGAGGACGAAGGAAGTGATCCAAATAGTCCTAATTTTAGTTTAGTTTGTACGGTTGAAAATGCACATAATGAAGATGTGAATTGTGTTGTGTGGAATCCTATAATACCATACTTATTAGCTTCTTGTAGTGATGATGGAGAAATTAAAATATGGGAATTTCTGGATTAA